One Corallococcus exiguus DNA segment encodes these proteins:
- a CDS encoding sigma 54-interacting transcriptional regulator encodes METEQERSTLRASRGAAGAGTDAEARVPGLMRLFGGGKAMAVALRLKEGALELGRGTAALGEVQDAKMSRRHAQVRFDGQRFWVTDLGSQNGTFVDGVAIPKGTAHEARRVVRMGDSLFVPSMDLRPLELHGVEVVEQFVRGPAMQGLLKEVSQASLGHSLYIQGESGTGKEGVARAFHALSPRRSGPFIAVNCAAIPESLAERLLFGARKGAYSGADVDAQGYLQSADGGTLFLDEVVELDLAVQAKLLRVLENREVLALGASKAQRIDLHVCCASNKDLRAQVASGRLREDLYFRIGRPDVTLPPLRQRPEEIPLLLERGLSPGRSLHVSLVEECLRRPWPGNVRELMSELGVAEHASHLRGASRVEGCHLKPDAGAAFGPALSLPPEAPRAPPRKAPSKAKPLPADERTRIEHALRQNGGNVTATAEALGMHRTQLRRLLARHDISVPDSDEHA; translated from the coding sequence ATGGAAACGGAACAGGAGCGGTCGACGCTGCGCGCGAGCAGGGGGGCCGCTGGCGCGGGCACGGACGCAGAGGCACGTGTCCCGGGCCTGATGCGACTCTTTGGTGGGGGAAAGGCCATGGCCGTGGCGCTGCGCTTGAAAGAGGGCGCGCTGGAACTGGGGCGAGGCACCGCCGCGCTGGGAGAGGTCCAGGACGCGAAGATGTCGCGGCGCCATGCCCAGGTCCGCTTCGATGGGCAACGATTCTGGGTGACGGACCTGGGGAGCCAGAACGGCACGTTCGTGGATGGAGTGGCCATTCCCAAGGGGACTGCTCATGAAGCACGGCGCGTGGTGCGCATGGGGGACTCGCTCTTCGTTCCCAGCATGGACCTGCGGCCGCTCGAGCTCCACGGGGTCGAAGTCGTGGAGCAGTTCGTGCGAGGGCCCGCGATGCAAGGCCTGCTCAAGGAGGTCTCCCAGGCCAGCCTCGGCCATTCACTGTACATCCAGGGAGAGAGTGGCACCGGAAAGGAAGGCGTGGCGCGCGCCTTCCACGCGCTCTCCCCTCGGAGAAGTGGTCCCTTCATCGCCGTCAATTGCGCGGCCATTCCCGAGAGTCTCGCGGAGCGGTTGCTGTTCGGTGCTCGGAAGGGGGCTTACTCGGGGGCTGACGTGGATGCGCAGGGATACCTCCAGTCCGCGGATGGCGGCACCCTGTTCCTCGACGAGGTCGTGGAGCTGGACCTGGCGGTGCAGGCCAAGCTCTTGCGAGTGCTCGAGAACCGAGAGGTGCTCGCGCTGGGGGCTTCCAAGGCGCAGCGGATCGACCTGCACGTCTGCTGCGCCAGCAACAAGGACCTGCGCGCACAGGTGGCAAGCGGACGGCTGCGCGAGGACCTGTATTTCCGTATCGGCCGGCCCGACGTCACCTTGCCACCGCTGCGCCAGCGGCCCGAGGAGATTCCCCTGTTGCTCGAGCGGGGGCTGTCGCCCGGGAGAAGCCTGCACGTCTCGTTGGTCGAGGAGTGTCTGCGCAGGCCCTGGCCCGGCAACGTTCGCGAGCTGATGTCCGAGCTGGGCGTCGCCGAACATGCGTCGCACCTGCGAGGCGCATCTCGGGTCGAGGGATGTCATCTCAAGCCTGACGCCGGAGCGGCCTTCGGGCCGGCCTTGTCTCTGCCTCCCGAAGCCCCGCGCGCGCCGCCCCGGAAGGCGCCCTCGAAGGCGAAGCCCCTTCCCGCTGACGAGCGCACCCGCATCGAACACGCCCTGCGCCAGAACGGAGGCAATGTGACCGCCACGGCGGAAGCGCTCGGCATGCACCGCACGCAGCTCCGGAGGCTGCTCGCGCGCCATGACATCTCCGTTCCCGACTCGGACGAACATGCGTGA
- a CDS encoding ADYC domain-containing protein yields MNLPASDAARLPHVQLMGRDPVAHGNSVVGYPLVGALQHPQDPDTYENVRIHSIQAEGTELTVNYCRESSDCLDTSQLRPLRGDDLRRLKLMTTLRGDDREARREVIFEVAVRPRPEASTRFHKYDILYREPTPGRPWVNHCDPRGAEAPGRDATAFLPGLRINSVNAAVEHVPAWTTLGCESGAIVTCLDWGYAPWNPDTGVYNGLHGHVFGACLQAKRAAYFVGHGDLTSYTRNGTRIDKRDEFGLGRSANNQIAELRALEALWSPQGAVCLNVENRRVPGITLPDGVHGVPPCDKPPTWTPTGKLATGPLTPAPD; encoded by the coding sequence GTGAACCTCCCGGCGTCGGACGCAGCGCGGCTCCCCCATGTCCAGTTGATGGGCAGGGACCCGGTCGCACACGGGAACTCGGTCGTCGGATACCCCCTGGTCGGAGCCCTTCAGCACCCACAGGATCCCGACACCTACGAGAACGTGCGGATTCACAGCATCCAGGCGGAGGGCACCGAGCTCACCGTGAACTACTGTCGTGAATCCAGCGACTGCTTGGACACCAGTCAGCTCCGTCCCCTCCGGGGTGACGACCTCCGCCGACTGAAACTCATGACGACGCTCAGGGGCGACGACCGCGAAGCCAGAAGAGAGGTCATCTTCGAGGTGGCCGTGAGGCCCCGCCCCGAGGCATCGACCCGGTTCCACAAGTATGACATCCTCTACCGGGAACCCACTCCCGGACGCCCTTGGGTGAATCACTGTGACCCGAGAGGCGCCGAAGCCCCCGGCAGGGACGCCACTGCATTTCTGCCCGGACTCCGCATCAACAGCGTGAACGCAGCCGTCGAGCACGTCCCGGCGTGGACCACCCTCGGCTGTGAATCGGGCGCCATCGTCACGTGCCTCGACTGGGGCTATGCCCCCTGGAACCCCGACACGGGCGTCTACAACGGGCTCCACGGCCATGTCTTCGGCGCGTGCCTGCAGGCGAAGCGCGCCGCGTACTTCGTCGGACACGGAGACCTCACCAGCTACACCCGGAATGGCACGCGCATCGACAAGCGCGACGAGTTCGGCTTGGGGAGGAGCGCGAACAACCAGATCGCGGAGCTTCGAGCGCTGGAGGCGCTCTGGAGCCCCCAGGGCGCGGTCTGTCTCAACGTGGAGAATCGCCGGGTCCCCGGCATCACCCTGCCCGACGGCGTGCACGGCGTGCCCCCCTGCGACAAGCCGCCCACGTGGACACCCACGGGAAAGCTCGCGACGGGGCCGCTCACCCCCGCGCCGGATTGA